Part of the Toxotes jaculatrix isolate fToxJac2 chromosome 8, fToxJac2.pri, whole genome shotgun sequence genome is shown below.
TTTGTAGAGCCAGAGatgaccccctcccccccactcaccctcctcctcctcctcatcatcatctcccTTTCTTTGGAGTGATGTCATAGCCTTGGAGAATGATTGTCATTGCCAAGGTGACTGTGTACTGTGCACCACACTGATGCCACTGTACTACACAAATCAAGGTCAGAGGGCAGTAGTCGGCCAGTGCTTTGTCAATGAGACCAGTGAGTTATGAAGTGACCTGGCTGGAAAGGTTCCCTGTGTTTTATGTCACGACTTAATCTGAATTATCCATTTCCCATGTAGCAACAATGCTCCTCGTGCATGTTAGCCTGCCTCTCTCCCCTTTGTCTCCGTGGTCTTTCCCAGCAGGCACTGACCTCCCCTCTCTGTTGGGTAAGTTACAGTCTGTCAGTACCATCTGCTCCCTGTACCCCCTGCCACCAAATTACAACACTAGCAGAGGCTGTGCGATCCAACACACAGACCTCAAAGTTCAGCAGCCTCTAATTATTTCAAGCAAATAAACCCCTGCCATTAGAAATGTGCATCAGATCTTGGGCAGGGATTCATGTCCACCTCTATCAATTACAGTGGTGAGTATTTTATCTTAATTCAGGCATCTGCAGAGAGCAAAATGTGTATAGTCAAAGTTTTCATAACCAGCAAGCAGAATTCATCTTTGCACAGGACTAAATAAAGTTGTAAACACAGCCAATTTACTCATCTTTGTGCACTTAGCACCCACTGAATACATTTAAACTCAGATAAAACCTAACCGCTGGTGCAATCATATTGTTATCCTGTTGTTGGCAAAGTGTCTTTATATAACATATCAATCACATACAGAAATTCACCCCTCTCATCTTTTCGGAGAGGACAACGTGTGGGAGAGGGAGTAGGCGAGAAGGAGAGAGATTAGCGATGAGGGGAGTGGAGTGAGGGGGGGTTAAACTACCGTGcatgtgatgtcagtgaagaGAGGAGcgctgtaggaggaaaagtagGCAGCGgagagtaggaggaggaggatgggagggAGAAAAGCGCCAGGCAGAAAGCGGAGGGAGACCTACAAAAAAGATTGATTATAAGAGAACAGAGGCGGCCCACTAAGCAACAGCAAATGTGTCAGacagaacaagagaaaaaaaaatctaacacgATTGTAAATAAACATGCAGCCACGGTcagggaagtttttttttcttcttgtctgatAAAAATCTGATATGACAGAACATGCtgtaagaaaggaaaaagaaaatgaagtggAGAACCATGTGGGGCAGTAATGCTGTCTGGGCAAGCTGTGACAACCCATTAAACACCGCTGTCCAAACACATAATACAAGCAGACATTCAAAGCTGCTTGTAATGATGGTATAAATTTACTTGACATAACCCAGCATACACCCAGCTCTTCACACAATTGTTGGTGTCAGGCTCTTGGAGTTCTCCTCAGTGTGCAGAGGCTGGTGAGTGACACAGTTCAAACTGAGACAGTCAGCCGTACAGCTCTCATCGAAACCAGAAACAGGTTTATTAAAGATGTCTTGATTCTGTCATTAGACTATTGTAGTTTGGTGCTAAGTACcagtatctttaaaaaaaatatacaagtaaaaagtaaaaatacgtAAAAATGCGATGCTTAATTTTAgataaaagcttaaaaaaagacaCCGATATAAGActaaaacaaggaaaaagaacTTCAGTTTCTGAGGCGAGCTCGTCTGGAAGTGCGGGCGATGGGTGTTGTCACTTTAGGGGTCTCACTCTCTGCCATTACAGcatctgaggggaaaaaaaaaaaaaagattaagaatTACAACTTGATTGAGCAAGACAAGTCAGATCAAAGAGGCCACAAAGCTgccacacaaaaaaactgtccATGAATAGTTTCACGTAATCTAATCACGAGcatagccaaaaaaaaatgacataatgTTGACATTAACCTGCAGATTCATGTTTTCCCCCCATTCAAGTTATTTTCTATCAGCTCTAACAGGGATATCCTCAGATCTGGGATTAGTGCTGTTGCATTGCACAGCTCACTTTTAAAAGCAACTGAGGTACGACAGTCCTAAATCTTCTTAGAGAGCTGCCTGGTGTGGCTCAGCCCAGTGGACCAAACACTCAATTTTGCCACACAGATCCAAAGTAAATGATTGAATTGTCCCAAAAATAATGGTTTAAATTCTGAAAACTAATTCTAAAACCAAgaattaaagtaaaattaagGTATAGCTGAGACacttaaatgattaatggaCCGATAATGTGTTGCGAGTTAAACTGAAAATCATGTTTAATTTGCGTAATGGTGCACGAATAAAGTGGCTGCACtcaccctcctcatcctcctcttcatcactgctGAAGGTGATCACAGGTTTCTTGGACTTGCGAGATTTCTGAGGAGTCACAAAACTGTCATCACCGTGGCTGGAAACTGAAGGCTTTGTTTGACCtgtgtcagagaaagagagagagagaaaagtttgTCACAATCAAATTTATGTATTTAAGCATGTACATTTGCAACCAGCACGGTCCTTGGAAGTCAAAGCCCATGAGTACTGACCTCTCTTGGTCCTTGGACGGCCTCTGGTGGGCAAAGGTGTACGCATGACCGTCTTCTCAGTGGATCCTTCTTTTTGGTTCTCCTCTTCCATCTCAGGACTTTCAACATTCTCAAGGCCCCGTGTGTGAACTGCAGTCAGCCGCTTTTCAAACTCATCTACCTGGGCCTGGCAAATGAAGTTAAACACAAGCAAGGTTaacaccacagaaaaaaaaaaaacattctttaaaTGAGAGTATATCTTACCTTAAACTGGGGTTTAGCTCCACGACGGAGCTTGGCGGTAATGGAGAGCAGAGGCTGGTAGACTCCAGGTTCAGTCAACTTGTCACTGTAACACTCCCAGCACTCCTGCAGTCTCTTAAAACCGCGCTCACACatagacagcagagacagagacatggccAAGTCACACCACTGACGCTCCGTCCTGAGGAAAGAAGCAGAATGAGAGTCATAGTAATTAGGAGCCAAACTGGATTTGAAACTATGTGAAATGCACAGAAATTCAAAATCCAACTAAAAAGCTCATTAGTTCATCACTCATGAATATGGCATCGCGCTGGCATTTGGACCAAATCTCATTTTCCAGGAACCTCTTATATCTAAATTCACTTTGCCATTGTGGAATATAAAATGTCCTTCCTTTGAGCTCTAAGTATGGATGCAGTATGAGTCAGAGGCAGACTGAAGCCCGACCCAGCCAATTGTTCGTCTATATTCCGCGGCTACATGGTAAGAcagtttccatgacaaaatgagtGAATAAGAACATGTCAGGGTGCAGGTGATGGGTCAAATGAACTGTGAACCCAATGTAATTGTCAATCTCgcttcacacactgaaaacacccACTAATTACCCACACATCCACCCCCGCATCTCCCACAAATGAAATACTGCTGGACAGACTTTAGAAACGAGCTGGGAAACagtaaagaaagaagaaaaaaaaataacacataaaaGATGCAGGTCAGAGGTGACAGAGATGTACTCACTTGGCAGTCCTAAAGCGCTGACACAATTTCTCTACCAGAgactcagtctgtctctctttggtGATGTAGGAGAACAgctgtctgaaaacacagacgCAAACAATACAGCATCTAAACAAAGCTCCCAAAAAAGCAGAGATGTCAACCTTCCCTGGGAAAACTGAAACAATTTCACAGTCCTGCACAGTATGGACAAATCCTCTGTGGACAAACACTCATGCTGTGAAGCTGCACAACTCACTTCATGATGGTGTTGAAGTCCTCTGAGCTCATGCCTCTCTCTGGATCAGACAGGCGGCTGATGATGTCTGGGAGCAGGTTGTAGATTGCATTGTCCTGATGGGTAACACCAACAATTGAGTTAAAAACCTTCCAATTATTCTGTCTCCAGTCAGGGTtttggatatgtgtgtgtgtctgtgtgtgtgcgcgtgcgcacCTTGGAGGCCAACTCATTGAAGAAGTTCAGGGCGAGACTGGTAATGTGTGGCTCTGGGTCAATTAGCAGCACAGCCACCTCGCTgacttgacctttgaccttgagCACATCCTTAAGCACCAACTGAGTAAGAACTGTCACAGCTGTCTGCCGGACTGAAGGAACCTCATCACTGAGCCTGGAAGAGAAGAGGATGTTAAATTACTGGCTAGTTCATTGTCTACCACTTTGGTTCCAAGACTAACAGCCTACAGCCATCTTAGCCTCTGCTAATGTTTGCTAAtaagcactaaacacaaagtgcattcACTTTGCAGGTATTTGATGATAAACCAAAACTTTAGGCAAATTAAATTGTGTCCTGATGAGGGCAAAAAATGAAAACCTATTTTCACCAGCAGCCTTTTATTGTGAGTGACCGGGTCCCACATAGGCATAGATAATGTTCTGTCTGAGCTTGAATagttttggttatttcacatttctgtatttgtatttttgtcaaATCTTTTCCTCACTGATTTGTGCTGAATTTAATCGACTGTAAAACCAACACTGCCAAATCCTTGAAACACTCTGCTAGCGTAACTAAATGTAAGTGGAGGTAAAATGTTTTGCCACCCATGCATTAGTTATTTTTCGAATCCTTGTTCATTAAGAGCTCTGTAAAGACTTGGAATTAGCCAGAACGTTTGTGAAACCAAACAACTGTCACAGCTTCAGCTGAGTACAATGGGATTGGACAGGCTGTGGCAGGGCAATCTGATAGCGTTCTGAGACCAATTTAGATTCACCCTCATCCAAAaccacagaacaaaagaaactcATTAACCATTTCTCATTTATGCCAGAGAGCAGGACTCCTGGCAGTGAATCAGACACTTGTACATGGCACTTCCACATGCCAATGCAGGGGCTTACAATAGTAAAGAACTGGGTAATTAATTCTTAATGTGCTTATCAGGAGGCTCCAGGGCAGCAGCCACGAGAACAGTGGAAGTGTTGGTATGTGGGAGACAATTAGGGAACACTATGTAAGGCTTATCAGGTAGAAAACACTAGGAGGGCAATGACGCATTGTAAAAAAGAACAGAATGTTTTACACGTCCGAAACACCTCAGTGTGAGCATAATCAACCATTATAATTAAAACCACACTTCATCAAAAAGAGCAACTTCAGCTCCTGAGTTGGCTATAGGGAACCGGTGTAACTTTgtgcaggaaaaacagagacaggaaccATTAAGcgttttgaaaatgaaaacgtaCCTACAAGCATAAACCCTTGCAGAACCTTTGACTTGACCCAAAATTATTCCCTTCGGCTCATTCAACCGTACCTATGTAATTATGACACACTAGTCTTTGGTTCTAGTCACAGTCTGGAACACACTAGGAATTAAGCTGTTCGTTGTCTAAAAGTGCCCTTATCTGAGGCGGTCTAAGGCTCCACCCCAGTTCACGACTGGGGGTGGGTTTTCTACAAGCTGTGAAACCCTGGCTGGTTGCCACGGCAACTGCAGGGGTCAGGATACAAGGCAGACATCACAGTTTGCCATCATAGATCATCCCAAAGTCCCCCCCCATTAAAAAGTTGTGATGGAAAGAGTAAACTTTTCCCATCATGTGGCTCAGTGGAGCATTGTGACAGTGGCAACACTTCAGTGGCTGAGAGGAACAACACACTGAGACGTGGTGGTGGCGGGATCCAGATGACAGTGGCTCAAATGTACAGGCATAGGGGGAATGTAGGCTGAGATGAAACATCATTTGCAATACACCCACTCAGCTGCGCCATCAGGCGTAGGCTGTTCCTTGTAATCGCAAATGagaataacaaaacaaatctacGGATATTATGATAATGTGCCTCTAATTGGAGGAGAATCAATTAGCGTGAGGGGATGATGATGAACATGAGCTGCAACTGCGacaaatttattttatattatttggcTGATAAAAATCGAATGAGTCATTACATTACCTGGCATAGAGATTCTGTGTCCAGGGCTCCAAAATGTTTGGGAAACGGACAGTGAGGTCTCCGAGTGCTATTATGGCATTAGCCCTGacaacaggaagagaggagcGCTCCAGCACTGTAAACATGAGACGGATGTTCTCTTCACACACAGACGGGCTGACAAAAGGAATAAAGAAATCACAGCTTTAAAAGTTACCCGAAAAATTTAGCTCAGTCCTTTGTAAAGTGGCAGCAACTTACAAACATTTTCAATAATCTGCAAGTTAGTTTCTCAATTAAGCAATTTATTCTTTCATACATAAATTGTCAGAAACATTAAGAAAATACCAGTCACAATTTCCCAGAGGCCAAGCTGACACATTCAAGTAGCTGCATCTGTCCAACCATTAGTATAAACACCAAAGATAATAAGTTTACTACCATACGAGACTGAAAAAGACAGCAAATATCTGCACTTCAGAAAATGTAACCAATTAGTTTTGGGGCTTTTTTACTTAATGGGCTTAAATGGTTGCAGACTAATTTTTGTGTTGGCTgatcaaatgattaatcagctCTACATATGTCTGTGGTGAAAGAGCATGGGAATAGGCAGCATGTATACCTTATCATCATGTACTGAGAGAGTGCCAGACAGGCAGCAGTGGTGAGCTGTGGATGGGAATAGCGTCCTGGGGAGCTGCAGACTTTCACCAGCAGGGGAAGGAATGCACACAGCAGGTTCTCCtctaaacagagagagagagaagggtggaGAAAAGACAATGAACTAATAGATAAAATTATGGTACAAGCCGAACCTCTGTGAGGAACTGAATGTGGTGGATGGTGAAGAGTGGGCTTTAAATGTAGCTTAACATGGGACGGAGGAACAAAGGAGATTTTCTTTACCAGCCAGTAATTCAGTCTCGCAGATCTTTCTGATGAGTTCAGCCTCTGTATCTTCTGCAGAAGCGCCGATCAACCCAAGCTCCTCCTCCATGGCACTCTCATTGGCTGCTTGCTGTTGGAAAACCATGAAAGctttaagaaacaaacaaacagaaaagcagccacTTCCCTCCAACAGTGCCTAGCCAGTTTGAGCGGGGGACTGACCTCTCATTCAGGAAACACTGTTTGCTTACAGCATTATTGCTTGCAGCTTAAAGAGTCTTAAAGTGATACTTGACTCAAAAGAATTTTTTAGTATAAAACACTACTAACTTGACGGGTGGCTACTCTGGATCCCAATAGTGTGGCACAGTCCAAACTATGAATTTTGCTGTATGCCACTCtttgactctgtctctctggttatctaagaggaaaagaaattaataaacaaaaaaaaaaagatttctaatGCTAATTAAGGAGACATTTATCTTCCTGTTCCCCGATGGGTTGAACAATTACGAGCTATCACTCATCTGACTGTGTCACTAAAATAAATCTCATCAAGTCATCCTGCTGAGACTCAGTATGATTTTCAAAATACTTTTCACCACACAGGGGGCTGTTCTGGCTTCATTTGTAGCATTTAAGTAACATTAAAGTATCTGCAGAAGTACTTTTAGAAACGGGCAACTGACATTTAGACCTGGAAAGTttagtcaaataaaaaaatatatacatagcAGGGCAGGCTAATTGCAGAGTACATGTCATTCACACATCAACTTTCTAAATTGATCACTGATCTGATTGTTGCTCCACACATGCACGCTCATGAGGTAAATTGGAAATGTGGAATAGttacacatttatttgtgaccaatcacaattttatttctgcttttttgcTCATGTGCTATTACACTGGCTTGTAGTAGCACATGAGCGAGTGTGTGGATTACTTCACACACTTGTACAGCATATACAGATGCTGTGTACAAGCATCTGCAGCCGCATTACCTTAGCTTTGCTGGACGGgcccttttccttctcctccctctcctctgtctctcctctcctcctccgcaGCTCAGCGCTCACACTGCGCTCAAGGTGAGACACCTGCCAGAAAGCCACGCAGCCACACAGAGCCAACAGCTGGGCCAGGCACATACAGTTCACTGCAGGAGACAAAGACACGTGGACACATGTGATTAAGAGTATCTTGACAAAGCAAGGAGCACTGGTAAAGGTCACACGGAGTCAATGTAAACATCAGACTGACGTTATAAAGTATTATTAAAGTCTTCTTTATAAAGAGACACAATGGGACTCACCCTGTTCGCCTTGCTCATTGGAGTCTTGAGATCCATCTTGCATTTGGCCAGGATCTTTGTTGACTTCCCCACCTTCTGCAATCTGATCTAGTAAGAGGCGAGCGCTGCGCTGGAGCAGCCGGGAGCACAACTGGTCAGGGGATTCAGCCAGGAAGTAGATGAGGCGGACAGCCTGTTCCATGAAGCTCTGCCAGTAAGGGTCCTCCATCACCACACCTGCACCAAAGTACCAAACGACAGTCAGAGGAAGAAACCACAGGTGGGGAATGTTTCTCAACAAAGGGCACACATCTGTATGCGTTTACCTTCAGCGATGGCCTGTGTGAGGCAGGTGAAGAGCTGATGGTCCTGGGGCAGTCTGAACGGAGCCCCTTTTGATTGCTGGTAGAAATATTGAAATGTATGATATTAACATTGTGTTGAGTCCCTCTGCATGTGAACAGGCTTTTCCACAAATTGGGCTTTGCTCATTTAATGAAGGTTACAAAATTAAACTTAACAAGCAAAAAAACGTATGTTGTTTGGGCTATACATGAACAAATATATAAATTCCATTTATTTCTATCCTACATGTTGATGTTACTTATGTTTCAGACCAGGCGTATCCTTTATGATCAAATtattctaaaattaaaaaaccGAAATCCAAACAAACTTATCTGGGAAGTACAGAGCTGTATAAAAAGTACTATCAACACAAGTCAGGGGCACAGAGGATTTAGTGTATTTAACCATGTTTTAGAGCAGAGATCTCCAAAGCCCAATCATGACTTTGCTGTAACAAACTTATGAAACATGTCATTTGTTCACAATTGTGTTTATAAGCAATTCtcataaattataataaataaagtatGAAGCTGATAAAACATTGTCAGGTATGCTATTGAGCTGCTAAAGGAGGCTCAGTATCTCCAGCACTCCTAATAGAACATTACAGTAAAATCGACTTTTGTAAGACTTTGGGCCCTGTCACACTGACCCACTAATCAATAGGCTCAAGTCAGTGAGGCCCTCTGGTTATCAAGACATGCTTAGAGGTGAgccatgtttatgttttcttacCCTGACATGGTCAGTGATACTGCAGATGGTTATAACTGTGTCTCTGGCCAGGAGGAAGTCTTCGGTCACTTTTTCTCCAAGAGCCACAGAACAAAGAGTGTCCAGATTACTGAGAACCACCTCCCTTTCCGCCCTGTTACattcacatacatacaaaatagacatttttgcaaagaggcacaaaatatatattttttattcccAAATGATCATATGATTATGCAAAGTAAAGTAATAACATTTCTGCCCTATATCACCCCGACTGCTGTGTGCTGGCCTAGCCGGTGCGAGGCTGCTGCCCAGATAATGCGTGTAGGAGGATGGGTTAGGAGAAGCGCATAAGACTGAATAGGTTATGAATGCTGCTGGCTGGATGAAGAGAGGCAGCAGTGTGGGTGGACTGCAGATAGTCTctctttactctctctcttgctcactcTTCCCTACAGCAGTGGCGGTCTTTGAGGCAGATTGAGGGGGAacactaaaaaaatatatatatgttcagTGAAATGCACTGGCAAGGAGCCCAGTTATACGGTCGTGACTTTGATTACAATGAAGAAGAGCTAAGGCTGAGCTTATATTCTGACTAATGAGGGGATTTGCTGAATGTCAAGTGACTGAAACAGGgccaaaatgtaaaagaaaGTGCCTTTATGTGGTGAGGAATGTTGCACattttacataatttaaaaaaaaaatttagtcAACTCAACTTAGTCTACTCAacacataattttttttctcaatagATCAAACAGTCCAGTTCATTTTAATAAACAACAGGGAATGAGGTTTGTTCTTCTGAGTGCAAATATATTCAACATGATCTTAAAATCCagtttatgtatatatttagtATATATTTGTGAGAAGCCATTGTACTGCAACTTGGCCCATTATTTGGAATTGATGCCTTCTTCCACCTCACTGAACATGCCAGCAAGTGCAGACTGGAAAGTCTACACTGAGTTTACTCCCCTTACATTTTTGCAGCATTTCATGATTTGGAACACGATAAGTACACTGATTCAAGTGAACAAAATTGTTACCTTATAAAGCAAAAGTATTTTCACGCCACTGGTTTCCAGAACAAAATATAATGGGAATATAATAAGATTTTACCAACAGTCAGACACATGCAAATGCAATTTGTTACACTCACTTGTTGGTGAGAGGACGGCTCACTGTTGCAAACATTATGACTCTGAAAGTCTGAAATTTACCATGCACCTCAGAGGAGCTCCAGTTAAATCTGTTCTCACCAGTCAACACACCTTTTCCTCATCCATAGTAAACAAGTCACAAGTATACACAGCACCTGCAAGCGCTGCTGTTGTTTAGCTGCTTAATTTGCCTTTtacaaaattagaaaataaatacaggcTGTAGAGCATCATGTCTAATTATGCTGTAACTTGGCATATTTGTTTTGGTTGACATCCCCACCTACTCTACTGCACTGCGTTGTGTGTGCATAATGAGATCAGATCACTATGTGGACAGAAtgagaaagtgaataaacataagctgtgatgggaCTTATCAGTATTCTAGAAGCAAATCAGAACTTAGATGATTTACCACCATGGCTGATTGAATTTTACCATTCCCTGGCTtaagtgcaaaacaaaaatacatgtgCACTGTGACCTCTTATCCTTTGTGTTACTCTACATAATCAGAGTAGGCAGGCCTGTGACACATGTGGCACAAGAAATTCATTTCTTAGGAACGAACTGTAAGTAGCCTGTGTCTTACCGTGCAGCCATGCCCAGCAGTAACACAGCAGCTCGCCTGTGTAAGCCTGAAGTCTCTCGTTTTCCAGTAAACCTCTCCCACAAGACCTGCACTACAGTGGACTGGAGATTGCTGCCACTGCCAAAGAACTCCTGAACCTACAGAGACGAGTTAGACACGCCTTGTTTCAAGATATTTACAtgcaaaacatttaacaaaaccTTAAGAAAACCCACACTGTACATTTTATGACCATCACAAACATGTCCATATACCTAAAATTAGCCATTTGAGAGTGATAACAGTTACTCACTATTTCCTCAAGACACTGGATTGTTCCCAGAGATGCATCCACCATCAGCTCAGAGAGACTGTCCACAAGAGTTTGGGCTTTCATCCTAATATAAGATATAACAGCTATTTTAAGAAGACAACACAAAATAATTCTCTACAAGTGTTCTTAGACATTACAAGCATAACAGAGTGGTATTTACCAATAATTTCACTGTGTATGCATAAAAAGTTACCAAACCAGAGTAAGTAATGTTACACAGGTTTTTATTTAAGACTAAACTAAAAATTATTAGAAGATTATGACATTAAATTGGTAATAGTCCTATATCAATATACTAGGGCTTGAACAGGATGTGCACTTGTTTTAAATTAGGGCTCTTTATACTGTCGGGTATGTTTCACAGACCTGACAGTGTCTCCCTGTGGGTTCAGATAAAGGCGTCTATAGGCCTGAACGACAGCATCTTTAATGGCAGCGTCAGTTGACCAGACAAGAGGCAGCATCTTCCTCACTCCACTGACCGAGTTGGCAAcactgaactcacacactgtcacGCAGAACTGCACGGCCTCCTGGAccactaaaaacacacaaaaaaaaaactttgctgaAGGATGTACAAACGTCTTCATCTCACTGCTCAGTAATTTCAAACATGGAATGAAAATGCACAGGTTTGAATAGTTTTGCACTCTGGTGAATACTGCCTGGTACCTGAAGTGGTTTTCCAGTAGAGCATGGTGTTGATAACAGAGATCGCTCTCTCCACTTGTAAGGCAAAGGTTTCTGTATCTCTCAGGTACTGCACCAACATTTCTTGCTTCTTCAGCTCCccatcttctccctctttctctccctctttttgcGGGGTTGGTGGCAAGTTCTggctgagctcagcagcatccTCATCAGAACCTGAGGAAAACATCAGGGGTCATATGATGTAAAGTAAGTTTGCGTCTCTCTTTGCTGTAAGGC
Proteins encoded:
- the ncapd2 gene encoding condensin complex subunit 1; this encodes MSWDFFVPVCIGDLVKTGGINQYVVQDVVPPKQLPSYLSRFKATLRNQGPLCILEHFDTAYSVLQHCNSVELGVKEDTLELLVQVVSGLAVSLPAFLVSTSVSAAERKEKLNAVKMSVFLLCKLTEILESYSCRQSIVTAPGKGSKKGKGGGEGLLQWDSEREKVLQALVQLLQLDIRSLWSLSLVEEEFISCVTCCCYKLLENPTISHVKSKPTRDCIIHLLGLLIKKYNHLLGASVKVIQLLQHFEQLSSVFAQAVAVWSTEYGVRAIIGEVIREIGQKSSEELAREGSGVKAFSSFLSELSGLVPELMIPYISVLITHLEGESHTMRVAVCEVLGEILVRVLCGDGLDESGKADRDRFFDTLQEHLHDTHSHVRARVLQVYTRIVNSKALPLCRYSEVMELAVGRLMDKSINAVKSAIQLLAAFIAHNPYSCKLSSADLKKPLEKETAKLREMKEKLEGKAPVAVIKASELWAAMEPELLVTVRRELEPTSETEKEPQEDEGDRDVEEEKEAEDDRATAVKIAQYLRVNKYRNAVRLCVRAHSFFPESEMFASLSTLTPETLMETLALIFKGSDEDAAELSQNLPPTPQKEGEKEGEDGELKKQEMLVQYLRDTETFALQVERAISVINTMLYWKTTSVVQEAVQFCVTVCEFSVANSVSGVRKMLPLVWSTDAAIKDAVVQAYRRLYLNPQGDTVRMKAQTLVDSLSELMVDASLGTIQCLEEIVQEFFGSGSNLQSTVVQVLWERFTGKRETSGLHRRAAVLLLGMAARAEREVVLSNLDTLCSVALGEKVTEDFLLARDTVITICSITDHVRQSKGAPFRLPQDHQLFTCLTQAIAEGVVMEDPYWQSFMEQAVRLIYFLAESPDQLCSRLLQRSARLLLDQIAEGGEVNKDPGQMQDGSQDSNEQGEQVNCMCLAQLLALCGCVAFWQVSHLERSVSAELRRRRGETEEREEKEKGPSSKAKQAANESAMEEELGLIGASAEDTEAELIRKICETELLAEENLLCAFLPLLVKVCSSPGRYSHPQLTTAACLALSQYMMISPSVCEENIRLMFTVLERSSLPVVRANAIIALGDLTVRFPNILEPWTQNLYARLSDEVPSVRQTAVTVLTQLVLKDVLKVKGQVSEVAVLLIDPEPHITSLALNFFNELASKDNAIYNLLPDIISRLSDPERGMSSEDFNTIMKQLFSYITKERQTESLVEKLCQRFRTAKTERQWCDLAMSLSLLSMCERGFKRLQECWECYSDKLTEPGVYQPLLSITAKLRRGAKPQFKAQVDEFEKRLTAVHTRGLENVESPEMEEENQKEGSTEKTVMRTPLPTRGRPRTKRGQTKPSVSSHGDDSFVTPQKSRKSKKPVITFSSDEEEDEEDAVMAESETPKVTTPIARTSRRARLRN